A stretch of Gasterosteus aculeatus chromosome 4, fGasAcu3.hap1.1, whole genome shotgun sequence DNA encodes these proteins:
- the frmpd3 gene encoding FERM and PDZ domain-containing protein 3 isoform X2 has translation MLKDDSLLLIPNVLKVFLENGQIKSFTFDSRTTVRDVISSLQDRLSLRYIEHFTLVLEAGGLDQNQRLHLLQDNQPLTHVVHRTYFQGMKCLFRICFFPKDPADLLRRDPAAFEYLYIQSRNDVIKERFAMDWKSDITLRLAALHIYITVSSARPNQKISLKHVEKEWGLEPFLPPTLLPTVKEKNVCKSLSQLLKTYQHPPPSGNKVPPLQGKLQYMRVLNDLPPFGGILFHTVGLDEKQSATTLLVGPRHGISHVIDLKNNLTTVLAEFSRVVKIQLYRESQGVARVEVTIHEAKPLVLLMEWPEASNFACLISGYYKLFVDPKRTIYFRTPGQSQLTKADYRSSHHAHPRSAATSLPSGGRRGDERESSHRESGSSRALVPAESQHLGLCHVHLREQQQFQELQTHGEAELDINENCISHEHPGRPRTKSDPIQQSTEEIAGVLEIPPVENAGFRIRAQTLCQSQKASQYFCDSCKARHRAEGQSTALNSSGSSGKHCSSACASRDGGAVDLMALPPPGNEEEDEADGGVEKPPPPPPAAIAAPPPGFRDNSSDEDDPKRGRKSRTSASLGVASGKLAQTKEAVPVTLIDNVATRTVRDHAQELDDALVSTLQALEALAASEDYPHHPQQPTQTAGLIVLAAITPESSLDSGHETNSSELADVSEMVSAMKQNQNQAYLLAHHINKERILCRRDFPLAIPGCTAKTIGTGAFSVGQIRAGCPTKQVILSKTIPFKVSPCQDPAVLNVVTEQGGNQETQKEQKAEMKENPESTKANTPDDHSKSPDELKVSSASLTAQVSKDQKLSSSSGESLRQNLLEGIKGKTTAPLNGDPSSKALPILQPVDRIASAKISPTNMCQDAKTASSETMKPSSSTELLSVDGLFCTCPVQQETGPQTKLKDPQVQKIAVYQSSSPTDDERLRAKSLQLANSKDNVVRVGADPCLAKPSPQTQIKYSPHLPVKAERKEAAENKTESAPSKSQPESQKCPIKSLPILDDLTTLSPSVDKVSTLPARDSKMQCSSKSKSQRSAPFLSFKNLLSATFPARMRRETDERRAQLQKVRQYELEFLEELLKPKSSQGEFLPQGSSPVPSGTPCACQLRTSPVLKAPGISREQRRSCDCKRMCRGMRLPDTPVGSTTETQNRGREGPISKTPPTVSKATHIQGASRRPQTLEIKTTRIRSTSLESREPRGEQGSRLPNCTSQSDCTASPQHKKLQRRYSIGELDNSTSMPVYAEVRPKAKSLEKEMERVRATGLRLPTPVEPVHTQSHQAEGKGKKGVFFIQGEEQMRESKEGTSEVLLTLPGEDSDDKDKCCSFCFCYRKCEAADESSEKEELSYSIPLQVLPGMELDSRTFPVVSKTLQVLDAEDCSGGEEQEEEEEEEEEEPQTQEIDLRACGTMEGSLARVQALQGKCFCLPDGFLNAQLDANELLAILRQCANSPQPEGEARLQPPQIAEYKQELAVRFKEFRASCRRVASVEKSPTRMLAVVTASFQVLCELTQTFIKLVRGVRSETQRLQLLQKVEEVAINYTLLLRAAEESMGHSSSLPTKSVSPQVSSNTNNMSSLTRPIKTLPAQ, from the exons GTGGTGCACAGAACGTATTTCCAAGGGATGAAGTGTCTGTTCCGCATCTGCTTCTTCCCCAAGGACCCGGCAGACCTGCTAAGAAGGGACCCTGCTGCTTTTGAGTACCTCTATATACAG AGTCGCAATGACGTCATCAAGGAACGCTTTGCAATGGACTGGAAATCTGACATCACTTTACGACTGGCTGCGCTCCATATTTACATCACTGTGTCCTCTGCACGGCCCAATCAGAAGATCTCTCTGAAGCACGTCGA AAAAGAATGGGGGTTAGAGCCCTTTCTTCCCCCCACTTTGCTTCCAACTGTCAAGGAGAAGAATGTGTGCAAGAGCCTCTCTCAGTTGCTGAAGACATATCAGCATCCACCACCGTCGGGCAACAAG GTCCCTCCTCTCCAAGGAAAGCTGCAGTACATGCGTGTACTCAACGACCTCCCACCTTTTGGTGGCATACTGTTTCACACTGTTGGACTG GACGAGAAACAATCAGCTACAACACTACTTGTGGGTCCTCGGCATGGTATAAGTCATGTTATTGACCTGAAAAACAACCTCACGACTGTTCTGGCTGAGTTCAGTCGGGTGGTCAAGATCCAGCTCTACCGTGAGAGCCAGGGAGTGGCTCGTGTGGAGGTGACAATCCATGAAGCCAAG CCCCTGGTCCTACTCATGGAATGGCCTGAAGCCAGTAACTTTGCATGCCTCATCTCTGGCTATTACAAGCTGTTTGTAGACCCCAAACGGACCATCTACTTCCGGACCCCTGGTCAGTCTCAGCTGACCAAAGCAG ATTACAGAAGCTCCCACCATGCTCACCCACGTTCTGCGGCAACCAGCTTGCCAAGTGGAGGGCGGCGAGGGGACGAGAGGGAAAGCTCACACAGGGAGTCAGGTTCTTCAAGGGCCCTAGTACCGGCAGAGTCTCAACATCTGGGCCTGTGTCATGTCCACCTCCGGGAACAACAACAATTTCAAGAGCTCCAAACACACGGTGAAGCTGAACTCGACATCAATGAAAATTGTATTTCCCATGAGCACCCTGGGCGGCCCCGCACTAAGTCAGACCCGATCCAGCAGAGTACAGAGGAAATAGCTGGAGTTTTAGAGATCCCACCAGTGGAGAATGCAGGATTCAGAATCCGAGCCCAAACACTTTGTCAATCCCAGAAAGCCTCACAATATTTTTGTGACTCCTGCAAAGCCAGGCACAGGGCAGAGGGTCAGTCAACAGCTTTGAACAGTAGTGGGAGCTCGGGGAAACACTGCTCCAGTGCTTGTGCCTCCCGAGATGGAGGCGCTGTTGACCTCATGGCTCTGCCGCCCCCAGGgaatgaagaggaggacgaggcagaTGGTGGTGTAGAGaagccgccaccaccaccacctgctgCTATCGCTGCCCCACCACCTGGCTTCAGGGACAACAGTTCAGATGAGGATGAcccaaagagagggaggaagtctCGAACCAGTGCCAGCCTTGGGGTCGCCTCTGGGAAGCTGGCCCAAACCAAGGAAGCTGTGCCAGTGACTCTAATTGATAATGTGGCCACGAGAACGGTCCGAGATCATGCCCAGGAGCTTGATGATGCGTTGGTGTCCACCTTACAGGCTCTAGAGGCTTTGGCAGCCTCTGAGGACTACCCACATCACCCTCAACAGCCAACACAGACTGCAG GGCTAATTGTCTTAGCTGCAATTACACCTGAGTCATCATTGGACTCAGGCCACGAGACCAACTCTTCTGAATTGGCTGATGTTTCGGAGATGGTGTCGGCCATGaagcagaaccagaaccaggcctACCTGCTGGCTCATCATATCAACAAAGAACGTATACTCTGCCGTCGTGACTTTCCCCTGGCTATCCCTGGCTGCACTGCAAAGACCATAGGGACTGGGGCCTTTTCTGTGGGTCAGATTCGTGCTGGCTGTCCAACCAAACAAGTCATTCTCAGCAAGACGATTCCCTTTAAAGTCAGTCCCTGTCAAGACCCCGCAGTACTCAATGTTGTGACAGAGCAAGGGGGCAATCAAGAGACCCAGAAGGAACAGAAAGCAGAGATGAAAGAAAACCCTGAGTCCACCAAAGCAAACACCCCTGATGACCATTCTAAGTCACCTGATGAACTTAAAGTGTCTAGTGCTTCACTGACAGCTCAAGTCAGTAAAGATCAGAAGCTATCTAGTTCTTCTGGGGAGAGCCTGAGACAAAATCTTTTGGAGGGCATAAAGGGGAAGACGACAGCACCTCTTAATGGAGACCCTAGCAGCAAAGCCTTACCTATCCTCCAACCTGTGGACAGAATTGCCTCTGCCAAGATTTCACCAACTAATATGTGCCAAGATGCCAAGACTGCCTCTAGTGAGACCATGAAGCCTTCAAGCTCTACAGAACTTTTGTCAGTTGACGGCCTTTTCTGCACGTGTCCGGTGCAACAGGAGACTGGGCCTCAAACTAAACTGAAAGATCCACAGGTTCAGAAGATAGCCGTGTATCAATCCTCCTCTCCCACGGATGACGAGCGTCTCCGGGCCAAGAGCCTTCAACTTGCTAACAGCAAGGACAACGTAGTGAGAGTAGGGGCGGATCCTTGTTTGGCAAAACCTAGCCCTCAAACACAAATCAAGTACTCCCCTCATTTGCCTGtaaaagcagagaggaaagaggcaGCTGAAAACAAGACTGAGAGTGCTCCGAGCAAATCCCAGCCCGAGTCACAGAAATGCCCCATAAAATCGTTACCTATTTTAGATGATCTGACAACACTCAGCCCTTCTGTAGATAAGGTCTCCACTCTCCCAGCCAGAGACTCAAAGATGCAATGCAGTAGTAAGAGCAAATCACAGCGCAGTGCTCCCTTCTTGAGCTTTAAAAACCTTCTTTCAGCTACGTTTCCGGCACGAATGCGAAGAGAAACAGATGAACGGAGGGCTCAGTTACAGAAAGTCCGTCAGTATGAACTAGAGTTTTTAGAGGAGCTGCTAAAACCCAAGTCATCCCAAGGGGAATTCTTGCCCCAGGGATCCTCACCTGTGCCCTCAGGCACTCCTTGTGCTTGCCAGCTCCGCACAAGCCCTGTCCTAAAGGCCCCAGGTATATCCAGGGAGCAGCGACGGAGCTGTGACTGTAAGCGGATGTGTAGAGGCATGCGACTACCTGACACACCGGTTGGATCCAcaacagagacacaaaacagaggaagagagggacccATCTCTAAAACCCCTCCGACAGTCTCCAAAGCAACTCACATCCAAGGTGCTTCAAGGAGACCTCAGACCTTGGAGATCAAGACAACACGCATACGCTCTACCAgtctggagtccagagagcctAGGGGGGAGCAAGGTTCCCGCTTGCCGAACTGTACTTCTCAATCCGATTGCACGGCATCTCCACAACACAAGAAGCTCCAGAGGCGATACAGCATTGGAGAGCTGGATAACAGCACTAGCATGCCTGTGTATGCTGAGGTGAGACCCAAAGCCAAGAGTCTAGaaaaggagatggagagagtgaGGGCCACAGGGCTGAGGCTCCCTACCCCAGTAGAGCCGGTCCACACTCAGTCTCACCAAGCAGAGGGGAAGGGTAAAAAGGGTGTGTTTTTCATTCAGGGAGAGGAGCAAATGCGTGAAAGTAAAGAAGGGACCAGTGAGGTGCTGCTGACCCTGCCTGGTGAAGACAGCGACGACAAGGATAAATGCTGCTCGTTCTGCTTCTGCTACAGGAAGTGCGAGGCTGCAGATGAAAGCAGTGAAAAAGAGGAGCTCTCATACTCCATACCCCTTCAGGTCCTTCCAGGCATGGAGCTAGACTCGCGTACCTTTCCCGTAGTGAGCAAAACGCTCCAGGTTCTTGATGCAGAGGATTGCAGTGGGGgtgaagagcaggaggaggaggaggaggaggaagaggaggagccacaGACACAGGAGATTGACCTGAGAGCCTGTGGTACAATGGAGGGGAGCCTTGCACGGGTCCAGGCTCTCCAGGGGAAATGTTTCTGCTTGCCTGACGGTTTCCTAAATGCCCAGTTGGATGCTAATGAGCTGCTAGCTATTCTGCGTCAGTGTGCTAACAGCCCACAGCCGGAGGGCGAGGCTCGCCTTCAGCCCCCACAGATTGCAGAGTACAAACAGGAGCTGGCAGTGCGCTTCAAGGAATTCAGAGCATCTTGTCGACGAGTGGCGAGTGTTGAAAAAAGCCCGACACGTATGCTCGCTGTTGTCACAGCCAGCTTTCAAGTGTTGTGTGAACTAACGCAGACCTTCATAAAATTGGTCAGGGGGGTTCGTTCGGAAACCCAAAGGCTGCAGCTGTTACAAAAGGTTGAGGAAGTAGCTATCAACTACACGTTGCTTCTGCGCGCAGCGGAAGAATCGATGGGGCACTCAAGCAGCTTGCCGACGAAATCAGTGAGCCCTCAAGTCTCCTCCAACACCAATAACATGAGCTCCCTCACTCGACCCATCAAAACTCTGCCTGCCCAGTAA
- the prps1b gene encoding ribose-phosphate pyrophosphokinase 1 isoform X2, with product MPNIKIFSGSSHPDLSQKIADRLGLELGKVVTKKFSNQETCVEIGESVRGEDVYIVQSGCGEINDNLMELLIMINACKIASASRVSAVIPCFPYARQDKKDKSRAPISAKLVANMLSVSGADHIITMDLHASQIQGFFDIPVDNLYAEPAVLKWIKENIPEWKNCTIVSPDAGGAKRVTSIADRLNVDFALIHKERKKANEVDRMVLVGDVTDRVAILVDDMADTCGTICHAADKLISAGATKVYAILTHGIFSGPAITRINNACFEAVVVTNTIPQEEKIKHCPKIQVIDISMILAEAIRRTHNGESVSYLFSHVPL from the exons ATGCCGAATATCAAAATATTCAGCGGTAGCTCGCACCCGGACCTGTCTCAGAAAATAGCAGACCGCCTGGGTCTGGAGCTGGGGAAGGTCGTCACGAAGAAATTCAGCAACCAAGAAACCTG CGTGGAGATCGGAGAGAGCGTCCGTGGGGAGGACGTCTACATCGTCCAGAGCGGCTGCGGGGAGATCAACGACAACTTGATGGAGCTGCTCATCATGATCAACGCCTGCAAGATCGCCTCTGCCTCCAGGGTCTCTGCCGTCATCCCCTGCTTCCCGTACGCCCGGCAGGACAAGAAGGACAAG AGCCGTGCCCCGATCTCTGCCAAGCTGGTGGCCAACATGTTGTCCGTGTCCGGCGCTGACCATATTATCACTATGGACTTGCACGCCTCACAGATACAA GGATTCTTTGACATCCCCGTGGATAATTTATATGCAGAGCCAGCTGTGCTGAAATGGATCAAAGAGAACATCCCTGAATGGAAAAACTGTACCATTGTTTCGCCAGATGCAGGCGGAGCCAAAAG GGTCACCTCCATAGCAGACCGGTTGAATGTGGATTTTGCTCTCATTCacaaggagaggaaaaaggCAAACGAGGTGGACCGCATGGttctcgtcggtgacgtcaccGATCGGGTCGCTATTCTGGTGGATGACATGGCTGACACGTGTGGCACAATCTGTCATGCTGCTGACAA GCTCATTTCTGCAGGGGCCACCAAGGTGTACGCCATCCTGACACATGGCATCTTCTCTGGCCCAGCCATCACACGCATCAACAATGCCTGCTTCGAAGCTGTGGTGGTCACCAATACGATCCCTCAGGAGGAGAAGATAAAGCATTGTCCTAAAATACAG GTTATTGATATCTCCATGATCCTGGCGGAGGCCATCCGTAGAACCCACAACGGCGAGTCTGTGTCGTACCTTTTCAGCCATGTGCCCTTGTAA
- the prps1b gene encoding ribose-phosphate pyrophosphokinase 1 isoform X1 has product MPNIKIFSGSSHPDLSQKIADRLGLELGKVVTKKFSNQETCVEIGESVRGEDVYIVQSGCGEINDNLMELLIMINACKIASASRVSAVIPCFPYARQDKKDKVGSRAPISAKLVANMLSVSGADHIITMDLHASQIQGFFDIPVDNLYAEPAVLKWIKENIPEWKNCTIVSPDAGGAKRVTSIADRLNVDFALIHKERKKANEVDRMVLVGDVTDRVAILVDDMADTCGTICHAADKLISAGATKVYAILTHGIFSGPAITRINNACFEAVVVTNTIPQEEKIKHCPKIQVIDISMILAEAIRRTHNGESVSYLFSHVPL; this is encoded by the exons ATGCCGAATATCAAAATATTCAGCGGTAGCTCGCACCCGGACCTGTCTCAGAAAATAGCAGACCGCCTGGGTCTGGAGCTGGGGAAGGTCGTCACGAAGAAATTCAGCAACCAAGAAACCTG CGTGGAGATCGGAGAGAGCGTCCGTGGGGAGGACGTCTACATCGTCCAGAGCGGCTGCGGGGAGATCAACGACAACTTGATGGAGCTGCTCATCATGATCAACGCCTGCAAGATCGCCTCTGCCTCCAGGGTCTCTGCCGTCATCCCCTGCTTCCCGTACGCCCGGCAGGACAAGAAGGACAAGGTGGGG AGCCGTGCCCCGATCTCTGCCAAGCTGGTGGCCAACATGTTGTCCGTGTCCGGCGCTGACCATATTATCACTATGGACTTGCACGCCTCACAGATACAA GGATTCTTTGACATCCCCGTGGATAATTTATATGCAGAGCCAGCTGTGCTGAAATGGATCAAAGAGAACATCCCTGAATGGAAAAACTGTACCATTGTTTCGCCAGATGCAGGCGGAGCCAAAAG GGTCACCTCCATAGCAGACCGGTTGAATGTGGATTTTGCTCTCATTCacaaggagaggaaaaaggCAAACGAGGTGGACCGCATGGttctcgtcggtgacgtcaccGATCGGGTCGCTATTCTGGTGGATGACATGGCTGACACGTGTGGCACAATCTGTCATGCTGCTGACAA GCTCATTTCTGCAGGGGCCACCAAGGTGTACGCCATCCTGACACATGGCATCTTCTCTGGCCCAGCCATCACACGCATCAACAATGCCTGCTTCGAAGCTGTGGTGGTCACCAATACGATCCCTCAGGAGGAGAAGATAAAGCATTGTCCTAAAATACAG GTTATTGATATCTCCATGATCCTGGCGGAGGCCATCCGTAGAACCCACAACGGCGAGTCTGTGTCGTACCTTTTCAGCCATGTGCCCTTGTAA
- the LOC120817943 gene encoding solute carrier family 25 member 53, giving the protein MCCLRLQSSCCGNWAFRAIYFVFFISLLITGMAGSPDNKQNGGGPRDQMVRFHSYLHGGTSSLLSTLPTLIVFPVYKTVFRQQIHNTPVRQAVAQLIKEGPTKLYRGVAPPLLMRTLNGTLLFGLQDTLLRLLSPSSRNAPFTSALPALAGFGAGMVEAVVFTPFERVQNVLQNSQNDRRLPTAKSVLVRLGAHGLASGYYRALLPITARNALGSSIYFGLKGPLRAVVEAQGLSPGVSSFISGTLTSMAVSLTLYPLAVLVANMQKQVGGEVKGVAACWQMLWESRQKKVSLLYRGGSLVILRSCITWGIATAIYDRQQKRSG; this is encoded by the exons ATGTGCTGCCTTCGCCTTCAAAGCAGTTGCTGTGGAAATTGGGCATTTCGCGctatatattttgtgttttttattagtCTACTGATCACTGG GATGGCAGGAAGCcctgacaacaaacaaaacggcgggggcccccgggatCAAATGGTTCGTTTCCACAGCTACTTGCACGGAGGGACCTCCAGCTTGCTGAGCACCCTACCCACCCTCATTGTCTTCCCCGTCTATAAAACAGTCTTCCGTCAACAAATCCACAACACCCCTGTTCGCCAGGCCGTGGCACAGCTCATCAAAGAGGGACCTACAAAACTCTACAGGGGTGTGGCCCCACCATTACTAATGAGGACCCTGAATGGCACGCTGCTGTTCGGCCTCCAGGACACCCTACTCCGCCTGCTCTCCCCGTCATCCAGAAACGCCCCGTTCACCTCGGCCCTGCCTGCTCTGGCTGGGTTTGGTGCAGGAATGGTGGAAGCTGTGGTCTTTACCCCCTTTGAGCGTGTCCAAAATGTGTTGCAGAACAGCCAGAACGACCGCCGCCTACCCACCGCGAAGAGCGTTCTCGTCAGGCTGGGGGCACACGGGCTGGCCTCAGGCTACTACAGAGCCTTGCTGCCCATCACAGCCCGCAACGCTCTCGGCAGCTCCATCTACTTTGGCCTAAAGGGGCCGTTGCGTGCTGTCGTGGAGGCACAGGGGCTTTCTCCGGGGGTTTCCTCTTTCATCTCGGGGACGCTGACCTCCATGGCCGTCAGCTTGACTCTTTACCCGCTGGCTGTGCTAGTGGCCAACATGCAGAAACaggtgggaggggaggtgaAAGGGGTCGCGGCGTGTTGGCAGATGCTGTGGGAATCTCGGCAGAAGAAGGTTTCTCTGCTGTACAGAGGAGGTTCACTGGTTATTTTGAGGTCATGCATTACATGGGGAATCGCCACTGCTATCTACGACAGGCAGCAGAAACGTTCAGGCTGA
- the tmsb1 gene encoding thymosin beta 1: MSNQCPVNKEVKTFKRSSLKRTEVQEKNPLPTTQVIDDEKIAIKEKSMKVPLNNELEDFSPDKLKKTETHEKNPLPTVDVINDEKIAIKEKCMKVPLNSELEEFSPNMLKKTETHEKNPLPTVDVIKEEKIAIEEKCMKEPLNVELEEFNAQKLKKTHTKEKNALPTAKEIEAEKKAQKQKK, translated from the exons ATGAGCAACCAATGCCCAGTCAACAAGGAGGTGAAGACGTTTAAAAGAAGTAGTCTGAAGAGGACCGAAGTGCAAGAGAAGAATCCCCTTCCAACTACTCAGG TAATTGATGATGAGAAGATCGCCATCAAAGAG AAATCTATGAAAGTGCCCCTCAACAATGAGTTGGAGGACTTTAGCCCGGACAAGCTGAAGAAGACTGAAACCCACGAGAAGAACCCTCTTCCAACCGTAGACG TAATTAATGATGAGAAGATCGCCATCAAAGAG AAATGTATGAAAGTGCCCCTCAACAGCGAGTTGGAGGAATTTAGCCCGAACATGCTGAAGAAGACTGAAACCCACGAGAAAAACCCTCTTCCAACTGTAGACG TAATAAAGGAAGAGAAGATAGCCATCGAAGAG aaaTGTATGAAAGAGCCACTCAATGTGGAGTTGGAGGAGTTTAACGCGCAGAAGCTCAAGAAGACtcacacaaaggagaaaaacgCTCTTCCAACTGCAAAGG AAATTGAAGCGGAGAAGAAAGCCCAGAAACAGAAGAAGTAA